Below is a window of Granulicella pectinivorans DNA.
CCTCGCCCAGGGCCGTTTCTTCACCGAGCAGGACACCAAGGACACAACGCGCGTAGCCGTCATCAACCGCGCCTTCGCCCGTGCCTACTTCCCCAACGAAGACCCCGTCGGCCACCAGCTCCAGCACACCTCCATCGCCACGGAATCCCCCATGCTGATCGTCGGCATCATCGACGACATCCGCGAAGGCGCCCTCGACAAGCCCATCACGCCCGTCCTCTACTTACCCTTCGCCCAAGGCAACGACACCTACTTCCAACTCATCGTGCGCACCACGACATCCGAAGGAGCCATGCTCCCCACCATCATCGAGGCGGTCCACAAGGAAGCTCCCGACGTCTTCGCCGACTCGCCCGACACCATGGCCCTCATCCTCGCCAACTCCTCCACCGCGTACATCCATCGCTCCACCGCATGGCTGGCCGGAGCCTTCGCCGTCACCGCCCTGCTTCTCGGCATCGTCGGCCTCTATGGCGTCGTCGCCTACTCCGTCTCGCAGCGCACCCGCGAGATCGGTGTCCGCATGGCCCTCGGAGCCCAGCGCACAACCGTCTACAAGCTCATCCTCCGCGAGGCCGGATCCCTCGCCATCATCGGCATCGCCATCGGCCTCATCGCCTCCATCGCCGCAGCCACCACCATGAAGACGCTCCTCTTCGGCACGCAGGCCTGGGACATCACAACCCTCGCCGCAGTCGCCACCCTGCTCGGCCTCTCCGCCCTCGCCGCCAGCTTCCTCCCTGCCCATCGAGCAGCCAGCATCAACCCGGTAGACGCCCTCAGAGCCGAATAAAAAACGACAAAACGTGCGCCATGCTGAGCAGCAGAAGGACAGCGCACGTTTTGCCGTGACCTTCCATCCTCCTTGCCGCTGCTTTTGCCTCTTTTTCCCGCCTTTCCCACCTTTTCCCCACAATCGTTTGCATGTTCCTCCAGCCCCCCTATAATTCCGGAAGGCCGCATACTCCAGAAAGTTATCGTGAACTAAAGGAACCCCCGTGAAAGCATTCCGCATGGAAAGCCCAGGCAAAGCCACCATCGCCCACATCCCTACGCTCGACTCCGCTCGTCCCGGCGAGGTCCTGCTCAAGGTCAACATGGTCGGCTTCTGCGGCACGGACCTCACCACCTACCGCGGGGGCAACGCGATGGTCCGCTACCCGCGCATCCTCGGCCACGAGGTCGCCGCCACCGTCATCGACAACGGTGGAGACCTCACCAACGGCACCCTCGTCACCCTCTCGCCGTACACCAGTTGCGGCACCTGCGCCTCCTGCCTCCGCAACCGCCCCAACGCCTGTCTCCACAACCAGACCATGGGCGTCCAGCGCGACGGGGCCATGACAGAATACGTCTCCATCCCCCGCGCCAAACTCTACCCCGCTCCCCTCACCCTCAAGGAACTCTGCCTCGTCGAACCGCTGACTGTTGGCGCCCACGCCGCCGCCCGCGGCAGAGTCGCTCCCCACGACACCGCCGCCATCTTCGGCTGTGGCGGCATCGGCCTCGGAGCCATCGCCGCCTCCGCCTTTCGCGGAGCCAACACCATCGCCATCGACATGGACGACCGCAAGCTCGAGGTCGCCCGCAAAGCCGGTGCCCGACACTGCATCAACACCCTCCGCGAAGATCTCCACACGCGCCTCCAGGAGATCACCGAGGGCCACGGCCCCGACGTCATGATCGAGGCCATCGGCCTCCCCCAGACCTTCCGCGCCGCCGTCGAAGAGGTCGCCTTCACAGGTCGCGTCGTCTACATCGGCTACGCCAAGGAGCCCGTCTCCTACGAGACCCGCCTCTTCGTCCAGAAGGAGCTCGACATCCTCGGCTCCCGCAACGCCCTCCACGAGGACTTCCTCGCCGTCATCGCCATGCTCGAAGCCGGCAACTTCCCCGTAGACGACGCCGTCTCCGCCATCGTCTCCCTCGACGAAGCCGCTCCCATCCTCGCCGAGTGGAGCTCCGCCCCCGGCCGCTTCACCAAGATCATGGTGAACCTCAACGACTAAAGCGCCACGAAATCGGGTGCCCACATCTCGACTCTGAGATGTGGGTTTCACCAGGGCAACCTCTCTTTCCATAGGCAAAAACTACTTTTCGAAAGCATCCGGAACAAACGTTTCCATTCTTTACCTTGCACACCGTCCCGCCGCGTCCCTACAATGCAGTCCTCAAGACAAAACGAGAAAGAGGAAGAATGCAGGTCTCGACTCCCGCCCGCACCACCCAGAATCCCGCCGACAAGAACGTCCCTGTTTTTCCCTCCGGACAGATGCTCGCCTTCGGCCTCGTCTCCCTCGCCTTCTTTCTCTGGGGCATGTCGAACAACCTCACCGACATCCTCGTCCAGCAGTTCAAGAAGTCCTTCGAGCTCTCCCTCTTCCAGGCCCAGCTCGTCTCCACCGCCAACTTCCTCGCCTACGGCGTCATGGCCATCCCCGCCGCGCTCCTCACGCGCCGCTTCGGATACAAGGGTGGCCTGCTCATCGGCCTCTGCGTCTTCGCCACCGGAACGCTCCTCTTCTGGCCAGCAGCCGTCGTCAGCCGCTACAGCCTCTTCCTCGTCGCGCTGTTCACCGTAGGCTGTGGACTCTCCATCCTGGAGACCACCTGCAACCCCATGATCGCGCAGTTCGGCGACCCAGCCACCAGCGAGCGCCGCCTCAACTACGCGCAGTCGCTCAACCCTCCCGGCACCATCGCCGGTCTCCTCTTCGGCACCTGGTTCATCTTCTCCGGCATTGAGAAAACACCCACCGAAGTCGACGCCATGAAGGCCGCCGGCACCTACGCACCGTATCTCCACTCCGAGATCATGCGCGTCGTTCCCACCTACGTTATCCTCGGAGCCGTCGTCCTCCTGCTGGCCTTCGTCATCTCCCGCATCAAGTTCCCCAGCTACCTCGACTCGCTCGCCGCCACCGACGCAGACGCTCCCCAGGGCTCCTTCTCTGCCCTTCTCCGCTATCCGCACTTCCTCTTCGCCGTCGTCGCCCAGTTCTGCAACGTCGGTGCCCAGGTCGGCGTCTGGTCGAACCTGATCCCCTACTTCAAGGCCTACACTCCTGTCACCGAGAAGACCGCCGGCTACATGCTCACCATCTCGCTGGTGCTCCTCGCCGTAGGCCGCTTCGTCACCACGCCCATCATGCGTTATCTCTCCCCCGCGCTCATCACCGGACTCTACGGAGTCTGCAACGTCGCCCTCGTCTTCATCGGCATCACCCGCCCCGGCATGTTCGGCGGATACGCCCTCATGACCTTCTCGTTCTTCCTCTCCATCATGTTCCCCACCATCTTCGCCCTCGGCATCAAGGATCTCGGCCCCAACACCAAGCTCGGCGGCTCGTTCCTCGTCATGGCCATCGTTGGCGGAGCCGTCACCCCGCTCATCATGGGAGCCATCAAGGACCGCACCGGCTCCCTCGCCACCGCCTTCTGGGTGCCTCTCCTCTGCTCCGTCGGCGTAGCCCTCTACGGCTTCATGAACAAGAAGCCAGCCACCACCCACGAAGTCAACCTATCCCCGGAAGCCCTCTAGAAAACCACCTCAAACCTGGTCCCCACGTCTCGATCCAGAGACGTGGGATCAACGCCTCCAACCTCTCTGGAAGTCACCTCGTCTGTTCTGCCGTCCAGGTATCCCAAGGCTTTAGCCCCGGGGTTTCATAGGCCTTCACAAAGATGGGCTTTAGCCCCTGCGGTATGCCTTCTTTTCCTGGCCTGACCAACCCCCAGGATCGACTATGACCACCATCGATGCCCATCATCACCTCTGGCGCTTCACCCCCGAAGAGTTCGGCTGGCTCGAAGGCCCGCTCGCTCCCCTCCGCCGCGACTTCGACACAGCGGACCTAACATCCGCGATGAACGCCGCCAACATCGACGGAGCCATCGCCGTCCAGGCCCGCCAGACCCTCGAAGAGACCCACTGGCTCCTAGAAACAGCCGCCACCACCCCAGAGATCAAAGGCGTCGTCGGCTGGGCCCCCATCGCCTCCCCCAGCTTCCCCGCCCACCTCGACACCCTCCGCGAAAACCCCTACCTCAAGGGCCTCCGCCACGTCATCCAGGCCGAACCCGACCCCGACTTCATCCTCGGCGAAGCCTTCAACGCCGGCATCGACCTCCTCGAAAACACCGGCCTCGTCTACGACATCCTCATCTTCGAGCGACACCTCCCCCAGACCATTCGCTTCGTCGACCGCCACCCCAACCAGCCCTTCGTCCTCGACCACATCGCCAAGCCCCGCATCGCCGAAGGCGCCCTCGAGCCCTGGGCCACCCAACTCC
It encodes the following:
- a CDS encoding zinc-binding alcohol dehydrogenase family protein yields the protein MKAFRMESPGKATIAHIPTLDSARPGEVLLKVNMVGFCGTDLTTYRGGNAMVRYPRILGHEVAATVIDNGGDLTNGTLVTLSPYTSCGTCASCLRNRPNACLHNQTMGVQRDGAMTEYVSIPRAKLYPAPLTLKELCLVEPLTVGAHAAARGRVAPHDTAAIFGCGGIGLGAIAASAFRGANTIAIDMDDRKLEVARKAGARHCINTLREDLHTRLQEITEGHGPDVMIEAIGLPQTFRAAVEEVAFTGRVVYIGYAKEPVSYETRLFVQKELDILGSRNALHEDFLAVIAMLEAGNFPVDDAVSAIVSLDEAAPILAEWSSAPGRFTKIMVNLND
- the fucP gene encoding L-fucose:H+ symporter permease — translated: MQVSTPARTTQNPADKNVPVFPSGQMLAFGLVSLAFFLWGMSNNLTDILVQQFKKSFELSLFQAQLVSTANFLAYGVMAIPAALLTRRFGYKGGLLIGLCVFATGTLLFWPAAVVSRYSLFLVALFTVGCGLSILETTCNPMIAQFGDPATSERRLNYAQSLNPPGTIAGLLFGTWFIFSGIEKTPTEVDAMKAAGTYAPYLHSEIMRVVPTYVILGAVVLLLAFVISRIKFPSYLDSLAATDADAPQGSFSALLRYPHFLFAVVAQFCNVGAQVGVWSNLIPYFKAYTPVTEKTAGYMLTISLVLLAVGRFVTTPIMRYLSPALITGLYGVCNVALVFIGITRPGMFGGYALMTFSFFLSIMFPTIFALGIKDLGPNTKLGGSFLVMAIVGGAVTPLIMGAIKDRTGSLATAFWVPLLCSVGVALYGFMNKKPATTHEVNLSPEAL
- a CDS encoding amidohydrolase family protein; protein product: MTTIDAHHHLWRFTPEEFGWLEGPLAPLRRDFDTADLTSAMNAANIDGAIAVQARQTLEETHWLLETAATTPEIKGVVGWAPIASPSFPAHLDTLRENPYLKGLRHVIQAEPDPDFILGEAFNAGIDLLENTGLVYDILIFERHLPQTIRFVDRHPNQPFVLDHIAKPRIAEGALEPWATQLRELARRPNVFCKISGLVTEADPLHWTSGQLTPYLDTVVEAFTPSRLLAGSDWPVCLAGVEYAAWFDLLRKFFATFTSTERNAVFGLNAREIYRLAPQLL